The following DNA comes from Anopheles arabiensis isolate DONGOLA chromosome 3, AaraD3, whole genome shotgun sequence.
GAGTTTTTGGTCTACCGGACAAGAGAGTATGGGTTTTTTGTACGTTATAAATGTAGAATGTAGCGGGAACagatgggaaaataaataaagatagcctttttttgttgtttatagCAAAATGCAAATTTCGTTAGTATTGAAGCAATTTattatgaaattaaatgtaaaataatatatttgcttgaatttaaatgcaaaggtaaacattattttaaataaaactctCCTCATATCTTTTAACGGTAAATTCAAAAACATCCAAACAATTCTCCAGTCAGCTGTCCGTTTTGACAGCGTACGAGCTCACGCACACTACCACAACGTTCTGCTGTCATCACACGGCTGTGGGCTTATCAGGgaggggaaagaaaagaaaagcaaatgaTTTCTGTTTGTTCGTAAATACGTCATCCAGTGAACCTGGTCccgaaaagaaagcaaaatcaTCTGTGTTTTTGAGTCACTTCCTGTACTGCTGAATTACACCCTGAACTTGGaagcaacaaacagcaaatagTAATTTTACCAATCGTATCGAAACACCGTAACACCACCAATTGCACAATGTTTCGTACGTCCGTGTTTGACAAAAGTTTGGGTAAGTGCATCGGGAAAAGGTAGAACTATACAAAGGGAGGTatgttttgatgttgtttttcgcCCAAACTTAGAAAATGCCACCAGTAATCTCAACCTGGAACCGGACTGGCAGGCGATTCTGGTCATCTGTGATACAATCCGGCAGGGTGATGTGAAGTAAGTGCGGTACGGGAGGGTCATATCCTTTCAATATTCTTTGCTTACGATTCCTTCCTTGTTTATCTTCCAGCGCCAAGTATGCCGTTGGGGcgctgaagaagaagatgcaATCGCCGAACCCCATCACGGCCATGTACGCACTGCTGACGCTGGAAAGCATCGTGAAGAACTGCGGCACGCCGGTGCACGATGAGATCGCGAACAAGGCCAACTGTGAGCTGTTCCAGAATCTGGTCAACACCACCAAGCACGAGGAGGTGCGGGCGAAGATGCTCGAGCTGATACAGGCCTGGGCGTACGCGTTCCGGTCGACCATCAAGTATCGCTCGATAAAGGTAAGGTCGTGTTTGTATGCGCATTGTCGACGAGTTGACAGTCGGTTGCCAGCGTTGAAGGCGAATGCAACGCCTGTGTAGAACAAAAACACGTCGGTCGTGGTTAGTATTCAGTGTGTTGTTGTTAATTGGATTTGTGTGAGGGGCAGACAGAGTGTGACTCACCAGTGCGCTTCACCATGGCGGTACGGATCATAAGGAAATTGTTGTATTTTATGCATATTATTCATTTCCTAAATATCGTGCCATGAGGAGAATAATGTAATTTTGATATTTCGAGGCAGTTTTATAGGGTTTTCCtggagttctcatagttgtgggactcttccttgactttttcttataggaagtgaacttcatacattggactctatggcacccgttttggacaggctccttggaaattcgtataggatttgtccaacaagggtgctatagagccCATTTACCATTACAtcaagttcatttcacgtaagaaagagtcatTAAAGTATTCCACCGCTATGAGAACTCCCGGAACACCCTGTAATCATTGCCAATTTGCACCCAAACAGAAGTGTGAAGACTGTAAAGTGCAGAGCAGAATCAGATACGTTTTCCAAATTTGCTGTGATTTACATAGGAACGACTCTTTTTTTAAGCAGATCCAGACTTTAAATGCCTTCCCTGGCAATATTATTTTCAACAGCTCGCTGTTCCTTTGTCTTCATGGGCAAACATTAACCCTTGACGTCACTCAATGAacatgtttacattttctcGGTGCTGCTGTTTATTAATGCACACATTCCTTTCCTCTCCTTTCCACCTTTCCGTCTAGGATACGATGAACATTTTGAAAACGGAGGGCCACAAATTCCCGGAGCTGAAGGAAGCCGACGCCATGTTCTCGTCCGACATCGCCCCGGACTGGGTGGACGGGGACGTGTGCCACCGCTGCCGGTCCCAGTTCACGTTCACGGTGCGCAAGCACCACTGCCGCAACTGTGGCCAGGTGTTCTGTGCCCAGTGCTCGTCGAAGAACAGCACGCTGCCCAAGTTTGGCATCGAGAAGGAGGTGCGCGTGTGCGACGGCTGCTATGCGCAGCTTCAGCGACCGACGGGCACGCTGGTGAAGAAACCGACCGAGGAGGAGGACCTGCCGGCCGAGTATCTGAGCAGCTCGCTGGCCCAGCAGGCACAGGGTCCCGCCCGCAAGACGGACGAGGAGCTGCGCGAAGAGGAGGAACTGCAGCTGGCCCTCGCGCTGAGCCAATCGGAGGCGGAAACGAAGCAGCAGGCGCAGGCTCGCCGATCGGCCACGTTCCACAGCAAGGCGCCGGAATCGCCGGAACCGCAAACGCCCCAGGCGCAGGTAAAGCGAAGCCCATCGCCCGCCGAGGAACCGCCGGCCGACCCCGAGCTGGCACGCTACCTGAACCGCAACTACTGGGAGCAGCGGCAGGTGATGGAATCGCCGGCCTCCCCATCGGCGCCGAGCCCGATGCCCAGCCCGATGCCGTCGCTGCAGCCGAGCCTGCTGATGACGAAGAGTGCGCCCGAGGACGCGGAGATCGACGAGTTCTCGAACATGATGAAAACGCAGGTGGAAATCTTTGTCAACCGGATGAAATCGAACTCGAGCCGCGGGAGGAGCATTTCGTGCGACAGCGCGGTGCAGACGCTGTTCATGAACGTGACCTCGCTGCACGGCCGGCTGCTCACGTTCATCAAGGACATGGACGACAAGCGCATGTGGTACGAGCAGCTGCAGGACAAGCTGACGCAGAtcaaggattcgcgcgccgcGCTGGACGTGCTGCGGCAGGAGCATCAGGAGAAGCTGCAGCGCATCGCGGAGGAGCAGGAACGGCAGCGCCAGCTGCAGATGGCCCAGAAGCTGGAGATTAtgcgcaagaagaagcaggagTATCTGCAGTACCAGCGGCAGGTGGCACTGCAGCGCATCCAGGAGCAGGAGCGCGAGATGCAGATGCGCCAGGAGCAGCAGAAGGCGCAGTATCGTATGGGGACGGCCTTCCCATTCATGGGACCAGGGCCAGCTCCGGGTCCGCAGGGATCGCCGGTCCATGTCGGTGGATATCCGGCCCCTGGGTACGGACCGTACGGACCGATGCCGCCAACGAACGGCACCATGCCACAGTATCAACCGcagccgcaacaacagcagcagcagcagccgcagccacCGCAGCAAATGTTTTCGCCCCAGCACGCCGGGCAGTATGTTGGAATGCCGGGTGCGACTGCACCGGGAGTGGACGGGCAGGTACCGATGCAGCAAGGACCGATGCAAGCACCACCCCCGGGCCAGCCAGGGATTATTCCACCGGGGATGAACGTGATGCCGGGGCAGGTTCCACCACCGGGCGGTATGAATATGCCGCCcggtcacatgccaggtgcaCCGATGATGGGACCACCTCAGCAACCTCAGCAGCAACcgccgcaacaacagcaacaaccgcAGCAAcaattaccaccaccaccaccccaggGTCATCCGACCGGGCTGATGGGCGGAAATCCGATGCAACCGCCGAACGCTGCCgatatgcagcagcagcagcaacagcaaccgggTCAACTTCCACCGCAGGTCACCATGCAGATGCCACCGGCGCCGATGGCACCTGGGCCGGATACTGCACCGGTTACGgctgctcctcctccacccgctgctgttgctccacCGGCTCCCCAGCAGGCACAACCGGTCGCTCCGAAACTCGAGCCAGAGACGGCGGAATTAATTAGCTTTGATTGAATGGATGATTGGATCCCGCAATGATATCCCAATATTTAGCGTTACGCAGCTATctttaaaagctttttttcgGTTCAATACTTTCTAATCACTCTGAACGAGCATACTATCCCTTAGAAATGCTAAAATGAGGCCAAAAATGGCTCATTTCACATTATGTATCGCAGGTCCATGTATAGCGAATAAATATTGTACATCAAATGgttaaattttgcattttgtgtgtaagaaacgaaacaaaaaaacaagttttggGACGATCTTCTTATTTCTCTTGAATTTTGTGGAGGACACTGTATGCTTTGGGCCGGGTCTTAAGATTCAAAAAgaatttttatctttttatttattttttacatttatacCTGTTCTGAATTTTGGGAACCGGTTAACATGGGTAGTCAATAAACAACACGACCTTGTCGGGGGTCGGCGCGACTTTACATTGTCTGCTACGCAGCCGGTTCTATGGGATCAGTAGAATGTATATTTAGGTCCGAGGCTTATTCCGTAATACTCAATATACATTAGTAATTATGATATTACAACGCATGTTATTGAGGTATCAATGTGTGTAATGCTACAATTACAGGACTGCACTATAGAATTTGAAGACACCTTTTACCACAGAGGGTTATGTCCAAATAAACGGCTTCCAAATCCATTTTCATGCCGGTGATGGAACTGAATCTAACTTCAAATCGAGCCTGTAACTAATCCCGAATCATATCTCGGTTCTGATGCTGATCCTGGTTACATACCGGTTCCGAAACTGGTATGTAATCCCCCTCATCACAAACCGATACTTGTCCTGGAAGTAATCCTTAGCCCATACTGCTCCTGAAAATGATAATAAACTAATACCAGTGACATTGATATTCaactcataccggtcctggaccGATTAGGAACCCACATTGCTTATGGAACTGATCATGGAATCGAACCAGATCACATAATGGTCCTAAAATATCCTTTAGAACTATTCAATTGAACTAAAATTCTGGAATTGCCACTAAACACACTCTGGACTTGGAACTGATTCTGAACCCGTAGCGATCCTTGCACTGGTCcataacacacacattaaTCCTGGAACAGATCTAGAGCACATATAGGGCCTGGAATTGATCCCTAATTCTTATCGGCCCTTGAATTgatcccaaaccaacagcgATGTCGGAATTGATCATGAACCTATGTCGATCCTTTCTAGAATTATTCCTGAATCTGTTCCTAAACTCATACCAGTTCTGAACTGTTCCTGAACTCATACCAGTCCAGAAACTGCTCCTGACCCCATACCGATCTTGGAACTATTCCCAAACCCAAAATAGATCCTGAAACTGCTCTTGTCCCAAATCGGGACCTAGAACTGATCCCGAACCCATGCCGATCTTGCAACCACATTGCAATTCTGAATCTGTTCTGAcctcataccggtcctgggATTGGTCCAATactcataccggtcctggaattgGTACTGAATCTACACCAGTTCTCATACCATTATCTCTGATCCAAGCTTTGTGCATAAACTTCttactttttttattccgGACTGGACAACTATACCTTGATCTGTTTCAATCATGAAGCGGATCGTGAACCAGTCCTTGTTCTAGAACCAAGACATTCGGACGGTTACTAGGCCTATTGATAACTATGTTATGTTAACAGAATATCTTTAGCATTGGTTGGACACTTATTGTTTCAACAAAATATCTTCAAAATGTAcatgtttacgttttgttcGTTAATCGAGACGAATGTGTTTAAACTACTCTAAATCAACTAGCCCCTACAATACGTAATTTACACATTAAAACCTATCTCTCCGTAAAAATCTCCCCAACACCTGTTTAACTACCTAACAACCTTTAAAGGTTGAACAAGCTACCTGAACACAGATCACAAACACGCACCAACCGTGCCATGCCGTGGTAATGGATTCTCCCTTACTTGCGCATTGTTTCTCATCCACCGAGTCGAGTCGTCGCCCCATGATTACGGAAGCGAGATTGTTTTAGAGTTTGACGGAGTGTTAAGACACTATTACCACGATCAGCTCGGACTCACGTTTTCTGGCCCGCCTGCATCATTGtgtcatattttttgtttgtatttttgtgaAAATGAACGCTTCTTATCACGCTGGACCGATCACATGGCTCAGTAGCGTCCCGCCCGGCCCCGGCATCAGGTCGCGTGTACATATAGTTATCAGTCATTCGCATCACGAAGTCTATAACTTTCACGCGGACAAAACTGTGGGGGATCGTGCTTGAGATCGCGCACCGCCTTGATGGGGGAGATGAGGCATGGATCCTGACAGTGGTGGTGGGTGAGTGATCGTGATTCTTTTTAAGTCTGCACCATCCCGCAGATTAAGGCGGTGAATGGAACGGTTTGCGGTCTTTGTCGTACCGGAACGGCACTGGAAGTATCCTTGAGCCAAGCCAAGCCAAGTCGTCGGCCATTGACGTCGGCAGGTGTGTTGCATTCACCGGAATAAAGCAACACCGGgaccctttttgtgtgtttttgcaccTCGCACCTTCGACGCGCAACGGTCAGCGTGATGGATGTGTTAAGAAAGAGCGGAACAATTTCTCATACATCATTGGCACTTTGGCGCTTCACTTCCTTTACAGGAACTGAGTGAATCATTAATCTCGAGTGAACCACAGCAGTAGTAGGTGAGATATGCAAATTAGGCTCTTCGAGACAGACAGACAAAAGCTCCAAAACCCTTCGCGCAAATGAGATGCGCATCGGTTGGTTGGTAAAAATGAAGATTAACGCCGGGCGGAAGCTTTGTCGATCTCCCACAACCAAACGGGTTCGATAAGAGTTCAAAGTTGTTTACGAAACTGATGAAGGCAATGGGAATTTTGCAGAACCTTCTCCTCAACATTGACCCATTTCCGCGCGCAAGGTAGCCGTGAAGGACGTCCACGGACGCGGTTTGATAACGGTGCGTCATGTCATGCCCGCCGTATGGCCCCACGTGATCGTGgttgaaatgtgtgtgtgtgtgtgtgtatgtggggcTTAGTAACCGTTAAAACAGACACTAAATAAGAACAATTTTTGGTGATGAATCTTATGCAGCTTAAATTATCACAAATATTGTTaaatcttttttaaatattgtttgccTATTTCTTAACATTTCTTAACAGGACTatttaacaaatattttttgaagAGTTCTTCTTCAACTTACTTGCactacttacttacttataaataattgaaaaacattttaaatcactgtaatttttttttgaaataataCTATTCCCATTATTGTTAGtcctttattgtttttttttttttaatttatcccacagtttaatgtttgtttcccACATATTTTGGCATTTTCAGAAATAGCAATAGAAAAAATCGATAAGAAATTCTATAATTTCAACAGCTAATAGAACAAAGAAGTTTAAAGAAACGTtagaataaatcaaacaagtTCTAAAAACATCCAcaaatctttaaaaaatacatccaAAAAATCATGCTAATCCCTGTCAATTGTTCGTATTGTAGTCGTAACTTCTTCTTTGGCtgaacaaccgatgtcggtcaaggcctgcctgtacccacttgtgggtttggctttcagtgactaattaatcccccccatagcaggatagtcagtcctacgtatggcggcgcgatctatttggggattgaacccatgacgggcatgttgttaagtcgtacgagttga
Coding sequences within:
- the LOC120902744 gene encoding hepatocyte growth factor-regulated tyrosine kinase substrate isoform X1, which codes for MFRTSVFDKSLENATSNLNLEPDWQAILVICDTIRQGDVNAKYAVGALKKKMQSPNPITAMYALLTLESIVKNCGTPVHDEIANKANCELFQNLVNTTKHEEVRAKMLELIQAWAYAFRSTIKYRSIKDTMNILKTEGHKFPELKEADAMFSSDIAPDWVDGDVCHRCRSQFTFTVRKHHCRNCGQVFCAQCSSKNSTLPKFGIEKEVRVCDGCYAQLQRPTGTLVKKPTEEEDLPAEYLSSSLAQQAQGPARKTDEELREEEELQLALALSQSEAETKQQAQARRSATFHSKAPESPEPQTPQAQVKRSPSPAEEPPADPELARYLNRNYWEQRQVMESPASPSAPSPMPSPMPSLQPSLLMTKSAPEDAEIDEFSNMMKTQVEIFVNRMKSNSSRGRSISCDSAVQTLFMNVTSLHGRLLTFIKDMDDKRMWYEQLQDKLTQIKDSRAALDVLRQEHQEKLQRIAEEQERQRQLQMAQKLEIMRKKKQEYLQYQRQVALQRIQEQEREMQMRQEQQKAQYRMGTAFPFMGPGPAPGPQGSPVHVGGYPAPGYGPYGPMPPTNGTMPQYQPQPQQQQQQQPQPPQQMFSPQHAGQYVGMPGATAPGVDGQVPMQQGPMQAPPPGQPGIIPPGMNVMPGQVPPPGGMNMPPGHMPGAPMMGPPQQPQQQPPQQQQQPQQQLPPPPPQGHPTGLMGGNPMQPPNAADMQQQQQQQPGQLPPQVTMQMPPAPMAPGPDTAPVTAAPPPPAAVAPPAPQQAQPVAPKLEPETAELISFD
- the LOC120902744 gene encoding hepatocyte growth factor-regulated tyrosine kinase substrate isoform X2, whose translation is MADTMNILKTEGHKFPELKEADAMFSSDIAPDWVDGDVCHRCRSQFTFTVRKHHCRNCGQVFCAQCSSKNSTLPKFGIEKEVRVCDGCYAQLQRPTGTLVKKPTEEEDLPAEYLSSSLAQQAQGPARKTDEELREEEELQLALALSQSEAETKQQAQARRSATFHSKAPESPEPQTPQAQVKRSPSPAEEPPADPELARYLNRNYWEQRQVMESPASPSAPSPMPSPMPSLQPSLLMTKSAPEDAEIDEFSNMMKTQVEIFVNRMKSNSSRGRSISCDSAVQTLFMNVTSLHGRLLTFIKDMDDKRMWYEQLQDKLTQIKDSRAALDVLRQEHQEKLQRIAEEQERQRQLQMAQKLEIMRKKKQEYLQYQRQVALQRIQEQEREMQMRQEQQKAQYRMGTAFPFMGPGPAPGPQGSPVHVGGYPAPGYGPYGPMPPTNGTMPQYQPQPQQQQQQQPQPPQQMFSPQHAGQYVGMPGATAPGVDGQVPMQQGPMQAPPPGQPGIIPPGMNVMPGQVPPPGGMNMPPGHMPGAPMMGPPQQPQQQPPQQQQQPQQQLPPPPPQGHPTGLMGGNPMQPPNAADMQQQQQQQPGQLPPQVTMQMPPAPMAPGPDTAPVTAAPPPPAAVAPPAPQQAQPVAPKLEPETAELISFD